Genomic DNA from Hordeum vulgare subsp. vulgare chromosome 2H, MorexV3_pseudomolecules_assembly, whole genome shotgun sequence:
TTTTCCGGCCCCGACCCGCAATTTGACGATTATTTTGCGGGTCGGGCGGGATGCAGGGTCTGCTAGGTTGCTCTAAAAAGGGTAAAGTCGCTATGTGTAATTAATAATCTTTCTGTGAATACAATAAAACTTGTTATGGATATAGAGGGTTCGAATTACTATGCGGGAAGTGCGCTGAGGGAGCACGAAGTAAAGGTATCTCCTTTCTTTGCTATGACCTGCGAAGTTTGCATCAAATTGATGCAATGTTTCGAGTAGAAGGCTGGAAGTAGCAATATGTCTCGAGTAGTTTTTTATGTTCATTGGATCACTAGAATCAACGCTATTATTATTTTGGAGGTGTCACTAACCACTTAGATGTATATTAATAACCCTTTTTATTGTTCTGTCGGCTATGGCAGAACTAACACCTCGGAAGAAAATGCAAGTTCGTCTTAAGATGAGATTTAATGTTACGCTACACAATGCTAGTATCTTTGTGTCTGAAATGCACGACAGTATTTGTTTAGAGCTTAATATTGATTTCATGCAGAGAAGCAATTCTATTGAGATAGAAGATCGTCGCCCAGTAAGACTCATCTAACAAAATGCAATTATGGAACAAAACAAATACAGTAGGAAACAAAAGCAGAACATGACATTGAAAAAAAAGAGCATGCTCTATGCAAAGCCTTTACATAACTTGAACTAATCTCTATTTGCGTGTGGCGACGGCCACATAAGTAAGCTCGACAGATCCTACAAATAGTCTGCCGCTTGTCCGTTCCACCACCTCCGTCGGCCTCACGCCCTTGGGTCCTCTCATCTCCTCGATTATTTTCCCGTCGGCGTTGATCCTCATGGCAAGTAGATGGCTATCGACGCCAAAGGGAAGTTCTTTCTTCTCACGGTGTATCGCCACCCAATATCCTCCTTTTTTGTCCGGCCTCACATTATCAGGATAGCCCGGTAGATCAGTCAACGGTTCTATCGTGCCAGTTTTGGGACCTTTGGTCCAGTACCTCAGCAGCTTGCATGGCCCGGTGGATGAGATGACGAGGTGTGTTCGATCAGCGCTGATGGCGAGGCCATTGGGGTAAGTGATGCCGGCCTTTAGCAGAGTCACCTTTTCCGTGCGTGGATCATATCTCATTAGGCGGCCTGTCGAGTCCCCGATTCTGGTTACCATCTCGTGTTGTGACCTTTGATAGTTGATAGAGCTGTCGGTGAAGTAGACCTCACCGGTCACCTGGTCGACGTCCACACCGTTGGTGAAGCGGAGAGGTGCGCCGTCAACCTCCGTGACAAGCACCGTCGCCTCGCCGCCTCCTGGAGCGACCCTCATGAGCCCCTTGTAAGCGTCGGCTATGTACAGGTAGCCAGACTTGAGGTGAAACCGTAGGCCCAGCGGACGGCCGCAGCGGCTCTCGGTGACGGTCTCGGGGCGGCGGACGGACGCCGTGCACGCCTCGCTGCTGTACCCAGGGCTGTAAGTGTACGTCGTCCAGCCGAGCCTGTCGCCGTTCCACTTGAGGACGCGGCCGTCGGAGACGCCGCTGTATGGGCCGTTGCCCTTGGCGTCGAAGGCGACGCTCTCCGGGCCGCGCAGCAGTCCAGGCGGCAGCGGCAGGTGGCGGGTCCGCGTGGCATCGATGCTGGGGACGACGGTGGAAGCCCCGGGCATGAAGAGCAGGAGCAGGACGGTAAGCGCCACGCCGAGACCCCTCGTGTCGCTCGCCATGTTTGATTTGCTTCACCAGCTACTGTTGGACGATCTGGTGTTCTTCTAGTTCTCGGCGGGGAGCTTGTTTGACGGGATTGCTTGGTTGGTTTGGTGGAGGAAGAAGCTGCTCTTGTAGCGACGGACAGCCCAACTCCCTGCATGGTTCGGCCGTCCTCCTCTCCTCGGTCACGGAGCTGAGTCCGAAGCCTTGTCGTGGGATTATTCGGAAATCTTTCTGTGCCATGAAACCTAGGACGACACTAAGAGCGCCTTGCCTAATCTGTTACCGTTCTAATCATATATTTTTCATCAAGTAAACCTGGTTACTCGGATACTGTTATAGCAGCCAACGAGTTCCAACACAATGTTTCTGAAATGAAACCGGCCTGTCAGTACGTACAATATTTCAGATATGATGCAATGGTTATGCCCAAAGCTGAACTATGTCTACCTTCTCTCTAAAAAGGGCTGAATTCTACCGCCGCATCTGCTGCGACCAGATTTCTCTGCAGGTTCTCTCACTCTCAACATCTGGACAGGCTTAGCAGATAAACTGAAGAAATCAaccagtgtggaaaacaaaaggcaAACATAGGAACccatccatttattcatgatcaaCGCCAAATAATCAACGAGCCTCATCATTTCGAACTGCAACTGGGCATTAATCTTAAAACCGCCGAGGCATTGCCATCGTTGCAAAGTTTAAACCACATAACACAACGTTTCTCTATAGTTCCTTGCAATATCCTGCTGCACAAAAGGCAACAGCAGTTTAAGCAGCCAGTATACTGCATCACAGAATCCAAGAGCGACTTAACTGATTACAAGAATCCAAGTGCACGTAATTGATGGCTTTGCTATTTCGAATTGCTTGCTGTCCAGAAAGTTCACTTGGCAAAGCACAGCCATATATATTTCAGCTCAACAACGATTGTATAGTTGCCCAAAAAATAAACAACGGTTGTATCATGTTAAGCCATCATAGCTTCTGTCCAAGTGTGCTATCGAGCAGTAAGATGCAGTCTCGACGTGGGCAGGTTTTCTATTAGTCGTGCAGGATTTCTAGAAGGAACAAAACGGAGTTCACGTGCTAGAAGAACAAAATACAGTTTATCCAGCTATGTAACTGAACGGCAGACGACGAGATTAATGACGACTAGATGGAAGTCCATTCGATGCCTTCAGCGCTGCAGCTTCCTTCTTGCAAGTCGCGGGCTCGTCGTTGGTATGTAGACTTTATAGCTGACCTGAAGAATGTAAGAAAGGCAGTTAGACGCAATGCATATGATTGACCTGTGATGATTCAAGCACTTGATAGAGAGAGCAAGAATGCAGTTTTATCGCCCACCTGCACTGTCTCTCCATCATGCATCCTAGAGAAAGTCCTCTTCTCAAACTGAGACCCATCTTTGTCCTCGGTCCCTGCTGCCTGGCTCTTGCCCTCATCAGTCGACAAAACAGAGCTGTCAGGAGCTGAAGCTTCACCGGTCTTTCTATCATCTCCATCGATTCCTTCAAGCTTGCTCATTTCAGCAGGGAAATGTCTGACTTCACTACTGCTTTGGACAGAGGCAGGATTCTCACAAACTGTAGGGGTTGTCGTAAATGTACTGCCATCAAGCCCTTCCCTTGAGGGTATACTCACAACTGATCTAACTCTGGGTCTTGCTTGCACAGGACTCACCACTGAGCTGATGCCTAACCTTTGCTTTATACTACCAGAACTCGTCGGGGTGCTTCCCACCCTTTGCATTACACTACCACTATTCCTACCATCATGTGAAGTGATATAAGAAGTTGAATGAATCTCTTCTATTCCGCTTCCCTGCTGCTGAGTAGGACCACAAGTATCACCAGCCTCGAGTATCCCAGGTGATCTACCCCCATGAGTCGTTTCCTGCTTCCAAGGACTTCTACCAttctcaaaatcttcaaattcaggTGATCGAGTAGAGTGGCCAACTCCAAGATTGCTTCCCTGCCTCTGGAAAAGGGCAACAGCAGACCTTGCTTCAGGAAATTTTGTGACAGTATTCCGGGGGTTATCTGTTAATACTTCCTTCCCTGTACCATTGTTTTCTGTCTTGCCTACCATGGCCACGGTTCCCTTAAACTTCCTGAAGTTCTCAAGAGCTTTCTGCCTGAGAATGAGCTCCAAATCCTCCTCAACCTCTGGACTTTGGCAACTAACAGGTAAGATCTCGCCTGTTTCATgagcatctttggaaggtgggctTTCCATCTCCTTCAGCTCCACATTCTCATAATCGTCAATCCCCTTCATGGTAACAGCAACCGCGTCCTCATCCCTATAAACATCCCTGTCCTTGCTTGCATCATGTCTCGTGCTGTCCACCGTTCGCTTCCTACTTTTGctct
This window encodes:
- the LOC123426365 gene encoding serine/arginine repetitive matrix protein 2, which gives rise to MKSKSAKKAADEDEAKSKKIRSSRGKRRSARHSRSRSPSPDGSSSSSPPRKRSKKPTKKIVDKRSKKNKGRGSRRRRRYCSLSPSRSPSGSPSSVSRGHSRRSHHSISSSSASDSERSVSPLPKSHSKDTRRKKGRGRDKDRKRRRVRRSRSYLSSPARSGSSRSRSRSKSKSRKRTVDSTRHDASKDRDVYRDEDAVAVTMKGIDDYENVELKEMESPPSKDAHETGEILPVSCQSPEVEEDLELILRQKALENFRKFKGTVAMVGKTENNGTGKEVLTDNPRNTVTKFPEARSAVALFQRQGSNLGVGHSTRSPEFEDFENGRSPWKQETTHGGRSPGILEAGDTCGPTQQQGSGIEEIHSTSYITSHDGRNSGSVMQRVGSTPTSSGSIKQRLGISSVVSPVQARPRVRSVVSIPSREGLDGSTFTTTPTVCENPASVQSSSEVRHFPAEMSKLEGIDGDDRKTGEASAPDSSVLSTDEGKSQAAGTEDKDGSQFEKRTFSRMHDGETVQVSYKVYIPTTSPRLARRKLQR
- the LOC123426366 gene encoding protein STRICTOSIDINE SYNTHASE-LIKE 10-like; the encoded protein is MASDTRGLGVALTVLLLLFMPGASTVVPSIDATRTRHLPLPPGLLRGPESVAFDAKGNGPYSGVSDGRVLKWNGDRLGWTTYTYSPGYSSEACTASVRRPETVTESRCGRPLGLRFHLKSGYLYIADAYKGLMRVAPGGGEATVLVTEVDGAPLRFTNGVDVDQVTGEVYFTDSSINYQRSQHEMVTRIGDSTGRLMRYDPRTEKVTLLKAGITYPNGLAISADRTHLVISSTGPCKLLRYWTKGPKTGTIEPLTDLPGYPDNVRPDKKGGYWVAIHREKKELPFGVDSHLLAMRINADGKIIEEMRGPKGVRPTEVVERTSGRLFVGSVELTYVAVATRK